The Komagataella phaffii GS115 chromosome 4, complete sequence genome includes the window GGAACTGGCTGGAGCATGCAGCTTGATTGGTCTGAAAATTTGATAAAAGAGCTTTATGAGAACAAGGACTTTGACCGGAGTCTatatgaaaaatttgagtATGCACATAAAAGTTAAGAAGGTGTGTTTAACGTTACAGGTGAGAAAAGAGATACCTGATATAGAATTCTTTTACTGTCCTATTATGCAACTCTGAATCGGAAGAATAATCACATTATTTCAGTCATAAAGTGAAAATGGTACAGTTCCGAAATCTATTATGAGACTCCACAGAGAGTAGACTTAATTTGTTAGATAATTTCCAAGAGTATGACGGTTAAAGATTTCAGAGGGTGTGAGGACAAATTACGTTTGCACCATTCTCCTAAACCCATCAACATGAAGCCAAATGGAGACTCTATAATCAAGAGATGAGAAGATCATAGACTTTGGGATATACTTCTTATTCTAATCTAGATGAAAGTAAGTAGAATGAACTCatgttgaaattctcaAAACTCAGCGGTATTAAAGAATGGCGAACTGTTTACGACTTTTCGTTATCCAAACGAATGAAACACAGTTCATTCTTCCCAAACTGTAAGCGTATGCCCTCAACTGATGGTTCAACGAGCTGTCCTAAGATATCTTGAGCTCAGTGCTTAATATATCTTCCCTTCGCCAGGCTCAAGCGCGCCTGCCCGTTTAAGGAGGCGATGAGTTACgttctcaattttttctcctCCTTGCTTCAAGATCTGATATTCCATGTCTTCTGCTAATATTTGGGTGGCAGCCTCGGATGGAGAGCTGGCCAAGGTGCAAAACTGGGTTGAGAAGCACGGTTTGTCCCCAAACGAAAAAGATCCTAACGGGTACACTCCAATACACGCTGCAGCAGCATATGGCCATAAAGAGTTGATAAGGTATCTGATAGAGAAAGGAGCTGATATCAACATACAGGATCAAGATGGAGACACCCCTTTACACCACGTTGAATCACTTGAAATAGCCCAATTGTTAGTTGAAGAGTTCAAGGCCGATCCTCGAATAACTAATTCTGATGGCTTAACCCCATTGCAGTTCattcaagaagaggatgaatTCCCCGAGGTGATTGAGTATCTACAATCATTGGCATTCGATGGAGCTATAAAAAATGCAAATGCTGCTCAGACACCGTCTCTACTGGATTCGTTGCCAGTCCCAGGGACAGTAGGTGACCACGATATTAGATACACCCTTCAATCCGCAGATTCTATAGACGATGACGAAGAGAGTCAAAAACGTCGTGCAGAAATAGAGAAGATTATGGGCGGAGATAATCCGGAGGAGGGCTTGCAAGCTTACGTCTTGAATGCAGTTCAAGAGCATGTCAAGAACCTGCAATCAGAAGAACTCTCGAACGATACACTACcagagaagaagagaaggaagTGATTTGGTAAATTCAGAGCATGCAGATCTTCTCGTACTTGTACTATATTAAAACGTATAATCAACCATAGGTTTACTACCCAGCCAGTCCCATCCTACTACTTCTCATGATTTATCACGTGATACATCTTCTCGTTCTTCCACGTACTAACAACATAACAGTCTGGCCAAACACTCCTTTCTACTCAAGATCTCTGGACATCGCAGCTACGATGATGAAACCATACACCTTAGATACAGGTTACCCAGTGTATGGCGCAAAGTTCATAACGAAACGTACTCTCCTCACCGCTGGTGGTGGAGGTGAGGGAAACAACGGGATCCCCAATAAACTGAGTGGATTCAGGATTGACTTTACGAAAGTGAAAGCCGTGCAGAAGTTCAGAGAATTGACTTTGTCTGCCAATGAAGACTGCCCTATGAGTCTTGATGCAGCCAACAATGTCATTCTCCTCGGAGTCAATGAGAACACCTCATCCATTAAACAGGGAAAGAATAATCATCTGCGAAAGTTTGGTTATATTAACCACCATCTGAAATATCTGGACAAACAGCAATTGTCCAATAGCAGAGATAATAGAGATTACCAAAAGTTCACTCATTTGTCATCTGATGCTTCAGTTGCTTGTATTGCCACCTCAAAGGTTCCTACCACTATTTATGTGGTTGATCCTCAAACCCtggaaaagaaatttgaCTTGGAAACTGGGGTTGACGTTAAAGATATGCATATTTCACCTGATGGTAAAATTGTATGTTATGTTTGTGCTAACTCCCTTCATGGATATTCGACTGTGACTGCCAAGTTGCTTTTCAAGGACGATTCGTTCAAGAACCATACTCTGATGAAAGTGAAGTTTTTAGACCAGCATCATTTGCTGATTGTTGGCAGCCAAAAGCAAGGCATCAGCCTAATTCATTATTCACTAGCTAAAAATTCTATTGTCAATTCAAGAGtcatttccaagaaactCAAAGGTGTAACTTCCCTGGATACTAGGAATGGCGTCATTGCTTTAAGTGGAAACGACAACTCCCTGCTTCTTatcaaagtttccaacTTGAAACCCATTAAGCAGTTCAATAAGATCCACAAGTTTTCAATTACttcttgttgtttcaaCAAGACCGGAGACCTTTTGGCTACTGTATCTGCTGCCAACACCGTTAGTGTGATGGAAATACCCAAAGGATTGGCAACCAAGAAGTCACTACCCAGAAAAATATTTAACTACTTCATTTTGACTGTATTCATGGCAATTCTTGCTATTGTTTTACAATGGTCTATAGAGAATGGACATTTGCAACATGCCTGGCAGAAGCTTTTGAACGGGGATGTCATTGATTCCAGCAGATACTTTAAGGTAGAAAGCATTCctgatgaagaactttCTGCTAGTTTATTGGAATCTTCCTATTCTGGTCTCTCCTCCGAGACCAAGTCAGTAACTGATGCTATCTCCGCTTCGGTGCCAATTATTGAAACTACAGTAGACACCACTACTACTTCGAACTCGGTCCGTCGAACTATTCCTGAAGGATATTCTACTGCTAAGGAGTTCCAGCCTGATAAAATAAAGCTTTATAAGTCAAGTTTGGACTCTGATCCCTCAGCCGATTCAACTGGCTCTTTCACTGTTTCAATCACAGAGACTCAGAGTTCATCTATAAAGCCTCAAAAGTCTaagaagaccaagaagcttaagaagaaaacttcatcaactgCAACTCCAGGATCTTCTACTGCACTAGTTGAAACTTTAATTGTGTCCACTTCTCCTCAGTCTGTTGACACGTCACTCAGCGTAACTTCACCGGTGGCATCTTCTACTGCTCAAGACAGTTACTTGACTAGTAGTGCCCATTCCGCTTTGACTACAAAAGGagcaaaaaaattgaaaaagaagaggaagataaAGACAAAAACGGTaaaaacaacaaaaacTACCGAAACGGAGACGGAAACAGAAACAATAGTTCAAGATGACTTGGCCGATATCACAATATCTAGCGATATTGTTTCTGACATTTCCTCCGAAGTTAGTAATTCTGAAACGGTAGTACAAGAGGGTTTGCCAACGGAAGTTATCGAGTCACTTTTAAATAAAGACCCAACTGTGGATGAGCCTATAGCTGAAGAGTCTGCTATCATTGATTTACCCCTTGGGAAACCAGTGACGGAAAAACTGACTTTGGATACGCAAGAGGCCATCGAATCGTCAGTTGACGAACCAGCCATCGGAATTGACATCGAGGATGCTATAGTGGCCGACGAGAAGGAAGAACCTCTTACCGCTGATGATGCAGTACTCGATGgtgaagaaagagaaattgagGATCCTGATGAAATTCCCTCGGAAGTTCTTACGGATGTAGCTGACTCACCTGAGGAATATCAAGATGACATTAATATTAATAACAGCCAAGAAGCTACGAGCACACACGATTCAAACGTTTCAGAGGAAACAGCCGCGCCCGTCGAAGAAACCCAGGAAAGTGTGGGCACTGATGATCAGGCAGAACCTGAGAAGTTtgacgaggaagaaaagaccGAAAACGAACACCAGTACGAAAAGGATGACCACTCAGAATTGGCTGAAGAAACACAAGAATCTCACGATGACCAGGTTGATGAAGTAGAAGAGGTGCTTGAGGAAGTAAAAGACTTCCTAGGGGAGACTAAAGACGTTCTTGAGGAAGCCAAGTTTGTACTTGAAGAAGCTCAGGAAGGTGCTGAAGTGTCTGACAAAACCGAATTGACAGAGCAGGATGAGACGGAAAAGTTTATAGAGTCATCTGATGCGCTCAGAAGCTCCGTTGGGACTGTAGAGGCTACTGAGCAGACCACAGCTACATCTGTTGATCCAAACACTGAGATTGACACGAAAACGACTTCAGAAGCAGTTATTGAATCGAACACTCCAGTTGAAAACGAGGAGTCAACAGTCGAAGATCGTGAAATAAACTCGAGCATTGATGAAATAGCTGAAAAGTCCATCAGCCAAGAGGAGattgtttcaaagttggaagacTCGTCCTCAGAAAACAACGAGGGTGAGCgtgaggaagaagaaattgaagaatccgaagatgagaaagctggagacattgaagaagaagaagaagagtacgaggatgatgatgatgaataCGAAAACGTAGGcacagaggaagaaaaagacgaagaagaggtgCAAGGAGACCATGAAGAGCAGGAAGACGAGGAGGAGgtagatgatgaagaagaggaagatgatgatgaagacgaggaagacgaagatgaagacgaagatgaagagggAGAAAATATCAATCATGATGAACTTTAAATAATCCGTCATATAACTTTCCATCTCAATTGAAGTTATACTATGTAAATGGTTATGAAGCCCTGTACTCCTGTTCTCTGCTGCCAAACCACCTCTATCAGAAAGCGAGAAGACATATTGTGTCCTAAGTAAACTCGACAACCAACAAGACTAGACTGTAAAATGAAGCCAGTAGTCACGGTAAGTTGACATTTCTGCTCCTAAAGAGGCTTCCCAAGTATACTGACCGAATTAGCCCGCAAAAGCCTGGTTTTGTACCGTTATATCAGCATTTGGAGTTGTCATACTGGGGGTTATTGGAACACTTTTCAAACACAATCATGAGACTGTCATGGGATCCATAAATGATCCTGAAGATGGTGCAGCGTAAGTATAGGATTTTTGAGGGCTTGAAGCCACCATGAGAGAAATTATTCTCTAGGAGGACTGATGAGTACTAACATTCGTTCTAGTGTTGCCAAAACTGTTTACGGAGCAGCATTGTTGTATTTAGCATTCTTTGTGTTTTGCGGAGCCCAATTGTTCTTTATAAGCAGACAACCATCAATTCAATTATAGAGGAGTTGGCCGTGAGGAAATTGAGtaaaaataaaatcaaGACTTTAGAATGGGGAGTGTGGTATAATTATTCATTGATTGGATATTTTAACTAAATTGAATTAATCCAAAGTTCTCACTTTACGATCCAATGTAGCTGTTGAAGATGTTGTTTGACCTTGTCATCTTCTAGCATTCAGTGTTCCGACGTTTCGTTTTCGTTACCTAatcttttattttctcGCATTCTTTAAGCTTATCGCATAATCCTTGCCATTATGGATAACATAAACCAACTCCTAGGCCGATTGGAATTGGAAcatctgaagaagaatggTGCTTCGGTTGAAACAAAGGCTGAGGAAAAAGCTGTGAGAGAGGAGAAACCACCACCCGTAAAGGTCTATGTGGCATCAAAACTATCGCCTGATCACAGCTATTTCAAATCTGTAGCATCAAGTGACGCTCCTTggaagaagctgaacaGGTCTGAAGAGGCTAACCAGGCAGTTAGAATCAAGCCTCCCTCTGATCTCAAAGCGCAAACCGACAGAAGTGTCTATAGTAGACACGAAAGGTGGGGTCAATACGATAAAAGACCTGCAAAGTCAGACAAAGGCGAATCAAAGACAGTGGAGGATAAACATTCTCTCGCCAAAGAATTTTTACTAGCACTCCAGAAAGACCACGAGTCTGATGCGAAAAATCCCATACACGATGAAGATAGAGTTGTGGAAGGCTTGAATGTGACACTACTGGATCATCAGGTGAGAGGATTAAGGtttttccagaaaagaGAGTCAAACACCGATGCCCAAAGAGGCGGAATGTTGTGTGACGATATGGGACTGGGAAAAACTATTCAAATGATTTCTCTAATTCTTGCAAATCGTCCCACGAAGGAATTTCGcaagaagagcaagaacTCCCCTGTTACACTAGTTGTTTGTCCACTTGCCGTGGCAAGCCAATGGTGTAAAGAAATACAAACAAAAGCTCCCTCACTAAAAACTTATATTTTCCATGGCTCAGATAAAGCCACAGAGTACAAAGAACTGCTAAAatttgatgttgttgtGACGACTTATAATGTCGTACTTTGggacttgaaaaagaaatcaaaggCCATCTTGACTGCAGGAAACTGGTGGAGAATTATCCTTGATGAAGCTCACACCATAAAAAACTTCAATTCTATGACTGCCAAATCATGCATCGAGCTGAAATCTAGTCAGAAATGGTGTCTAACCGGAACTCCGATACAGAATAATCTGGAAGAGATAAGGGCGTACCTCTTGTTTTTAAAGATGGGCAAGTACGCTGACCCAAACAAATGGAGTCAAGACATAGCAAAATCGATACATAGGGGACACGCCGATGAGGCCTTGGATTTATTGAAACAAGATTTTGCTCCTTTCTTTTTAAGAAGATCCAAAGCTATTCTCCAACAGTCCGCGTCTGGATTCAAATTGCCTCCGAAAATAATTCACTCCGAATTAGTCGAATTCGATCCTAAGGAGAAAATTCTATATAGCATGATGGAGAGAAGAATGAGGAGTGTCTTACTTCCTGAAGAGGACAATGAACTGGAAAGTCAAGTCTCCCTGAAAGTTGatgtttcttcaataagTGGTTATTTAGGTGCATTGGTATGTCTCCTGAGACTAAGACAAATATGTTGTCACTGGAACTTGATTTATGAATTCAAGGAGGAAGAATTAGAAAGCGAATACACCCCAAATGCTTTAGAAAATTCAGATAAGAAAGTTGAGAACTCGGTTGAAGACCTCAATGATATGATGAAGGAACTTGAGGTTACAGAAAAGAAGTGTCTGATATGCCGCTCTCAATTGTGGTCCGACGACGTGAAGTATTGTTCGCAATGCAAATCGTTAAGCGAACAGCAAACTCCCCCCCTTGAACGCAGTGCCAAAAGTGAGCGGCTTCTGGAAATATTAAAACGAGACCCGGCAAGAAAGACGATCATATTTTCACAATTCACCAAGTTGCTTGCAACTCTTAAGCCTTTCTTGACAAAAAATGGCTTCAAATGTGTTCTGTATGAGGGAACCATGACTCGAGCAATGCGTGACACAACATTAAAAGAATTCAACGAAAATCCAGAAACGACGGTCCTTTTGTGCTCTCTCAAATGCGGTGCTATTGGCTTGAACTTAACCATAGCTAATCGTGTTGTGATTTACGATCCATGGTGGAACCCTCAGGTTGAAGATCAAGCCATAGATAGGGTGTACCGCTTTGGTCAAACAAAAGAGGTTGACGTGTATCGTTTGATTATCAAGGACtctgttgaagaaaatattGTAAGgcttcaagagaaaaaacGACAAGTTGCGGAGGCTGTAGTGGATATTCATggcaaaaagaaagtttcGCTGAATAGAGGACTAACACGAAAAGAACTATTTCAGTTGTTTGGAGTGAAGTTTGGCCAATCCTATTGAATTTGGTCAAT containing:
- a CDS encoding Guanine nucleotide exchange factor (GEF), which gives rise to MMKPYTLDTGYPVYGAKFITKRTLLTAGGGGEGNNGIPNKLSGFRIDFTKVKAVQKFRELTLSANEDCPMSLDAANNVILLGVNENTSSIKQGKNNHLRKFGYINHHLKYLDKQQLSNSRDNRDYQKFTHLSSDASVACIATSKVPTTIYVVDPQTLEKKFDLETGVDVKDMHISPDGKIVCYVCANSLHGYSTVTAKLLFKDDSFKNHTLMKVKFLDQHHLLIVGSQKQGISLIHYSLAKNSIVNSRVISKKLKGVTSLDTRNGVIALSGNDNSLLLIKVSNLKPIKQFNKIHKFSITSCCFNKTGDLLATVSAANTVSVMEIPKGLATKKSLPRKIFNYFILTVFMAILAIVLQWSIENGHLQHAWQKLLNGDVIDSSRYFKVESIPDEELSASLLESSYSGLSSETKSVTDAISASVPIIETTVDTTTTSNSVRRTIPEGYSTAKEFQPDKIKLYKSSLDSDPSADSTGSFTVSITETQSSSIKPQKSKKTKKLKKKTSSTATPGSSTALVETLIVSTSPQSVDTSLSVTSPVASSTAQDSYLTSSAHSALTTKGAKKLKKKRKIKTKTVKTTKTTETETETETIVQDDLADITISSDIVSDISSEVSNSETVVQEGLPTEVIESLLNKDPTVDEPIAEESAIIDLPLGKPVTEKLTLDTQEAIESSVDEPAIGIDIEDAIVADEKEEPLTADDAVLDGEEREIEDPDEIPSEVLTDVADSPEEYQDDININNSQEATSTHDSNVSEETAAPVEETQESVGTDDQAEPEKFDEEEKTENEHQYEKDDHSELAEETQESHDDQVDEVEEVLEEVKDFLGETKDVLEEAKFVLEEAQEGAEVSDKTELTEQDETEKFIESSDALRSSVGTVEATEQTTATSVDPNTEIDTKTTSEAVIESNTPVENEESTVEDREINSSIDEIAEKSISQEEIVSKLEDSSSENNEGEREEEEIEESEDEKAGDIEEEEEEYEDDDDEYENVGTEEEKDEEEVQGDHEEQEDEEEVDDEEEEDDDEDEEDEDEDEDEEGENINHDEL
- a CDS encoding uncharacterized protein (Putative protein of unknown function, conserved in fungi) — its product is MKPVVTPAKAWFCTVISAFGVVILGVIGTLFKHNHETVMGSINDPEDGAAVAKTVYGAALLYLAFFVFCGAQLFFISRQPSIQL
- a CDS encoding Protein that recognizes and binds damaged DNA in an ATP-dependent manner (with Rad7p), with amino-acid sequence MDNINQLLGRLELEHLKKNGASVETKAEEKAVREEKPPPVKVYVASKLSPDHSYFKSVASSDAPWKKLNRSEEANQAVRIKPPSDLKAQTDRSVYSRHERWGQYDKRPAKSDKGESKTVEDKHSLAKEFLLALQKDHESDAKNPIHDEDRVVEGLNVTLLDHQVRGLRFFQKRESNTDAQRGGMLCDDMGLGKTIQMISLILANRPTKEFRKKSKNSPVTLVVCPLAVASQWCKEIQTKAPSLKTYIFHGSDKATEYKELLKFDVVVTTYNVVLWDLKKKSKAILTAGNWWRIILDEAHTIKNFNSMTAKSCIELKSSQKWCLTGTPIQNNLEEIRAYLLFLKMGKYADPNKWSQDIAKSIHRGHADEALDLLKQDFAPFFLRRSKAILQQSASGFKLPPKIIHSELVEFDPKEKILYSMMERRMRSVLLPEEDNELESQVSLKVDVSSISGYLGALVCLLRLRQICCHWNLIYEFKEEELESEYTPNALENSDKKVENSVEDLNDMMKELEVTEKKCLICRSQLWSDDVKYCSQCKSLSEQQTPPLERSAKSERLLEILKRDPARKTIIFSQFTKLLATLKPFLTKNGFKCVLYEGTMTRAMRDTTLKEFNENPETTVLLCSLKCGAIGLNLTIANRVVIYDPWWNPQVEDQAIDRVYRFGQTKEVDVYRLIIKDSVEENIVRLQEKKRQVAEAVVDIHGKKKVSLNRGLTRKELFQLFGVKFGQSY